The proteins below are encoded in one region of Candidatus Methylacidiphilales bacterium:
- a CDS encoding AAA family ATPase produces the protein MRLRSFRVCGFRCIKDSGWIEVRNLVALVGRNESGKTALLQSLLLLNKDTKIQPEDLTDGLEPDQFEENEFPNVIDAKFVFSDQEKDEIKKAFPEFPALAEINIYRSHDDAKPQYGQLSQELPDVVSINTETVAAIKPHIEAAKQLLAAPTADLALSTSKLQGTDSQKLDALKKGLKSLSELQTKPNLKLQEDVTSGLTWLLSLEGLIPATLTIIQTLSDGLNSLHKKERGEEAFFNFIEAKFHPSFVYFSSYKAIHGNVRLSDYTTDVADGTTLKLDTGESLDRKETVDNLFYLADLDPKKLSDVAPSPTKRSKYLGDCARNLTKEIQRGWIGEGAKIECDLDYSDDILTVKIINVNDDGTRSNQQLLQRRSEGFRWQFSFQVNFKAETKKSALKEAIILLDEPGLHLHPAQQEGLLKIIQELANDNQIIYTTHSPFMIFDYTAGSLLLVEIDRATKLSKVTSEFWNGSTDALLPVLHSLGAKFVRGLTEKSDFAQLLPPVLVVEGTTDYKYIKAVNYLFKLQQVDGTADRNVLDLDIIPANGSSAIRPTALFHQRLGHRVIALFDKEPDAEKQAEELKKEGFPAENIVFIPVADHKSEADIEDLFPEGDYLKHLNEFYKNTLLHARYQILGKDDLKKVRNSDVKLIRTVLAVEAAWKVKGTPQWGTFSKADVCDKICTDILQNKSLTENPLKAFNDLFGHIRKALGLSVFEITSPKDKAK, from the coding sequence ATGAGACTTAGATCATTTCGCGTATGTGGGTTTCGCTGCATCAAGGATTCCGGATGGATCGAAGTTAGGAATTTGGTTGCCCTTGTTGGTCGAAACGAAAGCGGGAAAACTGCCCTCCTGCAATCCTTATTGCTATTGAATAAGGACACTAAAATTCAACCGGAAGACCTTACAGATGGGTTAGAGCCGGATCAATTTGAAGAAAATGAGTTTCCAAATGTAATTGATGCCAAATTTGTTTTTTCCGACCAAGAAAAGGATGAGATCAAAAAAGCATTTCCAGAATTTCCTGCGCTAGCAGAAATTAATATCTACAGGTCACATGACGACGCAAAACCGCAATATGGACAGCTATCGCAAGAATTACCTGATGTTGTTTCTATAAACACGGAAACTGTTGCAGCAATAAAACCGCATATTGAAGCGGCTAAACAGCTTCTTGCTGCACCTACTGCAGATTTGGCTCTATCTACCTCAAAATTGCAAGGAACAGATAGCCAAAAACTGGATGCCTTAAAAAAGGGATTGAAGAGTTTGTCTGAGTTACAAACAAAACCCAATTTAAAATTACAAGAAGATGTGACCTCCGGCCTGACATGGCTACTTTCACTGGAAGGACTTATTCCTGCAACCCTGACAATCATTCAAACTCTATCTGATGGATTAAATTCTCTACATAAGAAGGAAAGGGGTGAAGAAGCGTTCTTCAATTTCATCGAAGCCAAATTTCACCCCAGTTTCGTTTACTTCTCCTCTTACAAAGCAATCCATGGGAATGTCAGGCTCTCAGATTACACCACAGATGTAGCTGATGGGACGACACTCAAATTGGATACAGGAGAATCATTAGATCGCAAAGAGACTGTCGATAACCTTTTTTACCTGGCCGATCTTGATCCCAAAAAATTGTCTGATGTAGCCCCAAGTCCTACGAAGCGAAGTAAATATTTAGGTGATTGCGCAAGAAATCTTACCAAAGAAATTCAGCGTGGATGGATTGGTGAAGGCGCAAAAATTGAATGCGACCTTGACTACAGTGATGATATTTTAACAGTCAAAATTATCAATGTTAACGACGATGGAACTAGAAGCAACCAACAGCTTTTACAAAGACGTAGTGAGGGATTTCGTTGGCAGTTTTCCTTTCAAGTCAACTTCAAAGCAGAAACAAAAAAATCTGCTTTAAAAGAAGCCATTATTCTTTTGGACGAGCCCGGTCTGCATTTGCACCCCGCCCAACAAGAAGGACTTCTCAAAATCATTCAAGAATTGGCGAATGACAACCAAATTATCTACACCACACATTCGCCGTTTATGATTTTTGATTACACAGCAGGCAGCCTGCTGTTGGTTGAGATAGACCGGGCAACCAAGTTGAGTAAAGTTACCTCCGAATTTTGGAATGGGTCAACAGACGCCTTGCTTCCTGTGTTACATTCTTTGGGCGCAAAATTCGTTAGGGGATTGACTGAAAAGAGTGATTTTGCCCAATTATTGCCGCCAGTACTAGTGGTTGAAGGAACGACAGACTACAAATATATCAAGGCCGTAAATTACCTGTTTAAATTGCAACAAGTGGATGGGACTGCGGATCGAAATGTTTTGGATCTAGATATCATTCCTGCAAACGGCTCTTCGGCAATACGTCCAACCGCGTTGTTTCACCAGAGGCTAGGTCATCGCGTGATTGCACTGTTTGATAAAGAGCCAGATGCCGAAAAGCAGGCTGAAGAGTTGAAGAAAGAAGGATTTCCAGCGGAAAATATTGTTTTTATACCGGTCGCCGACCACAAATCTGAGGCTGATATAGAAGATTTATTTCCCGAAGGAGATTATCTTAAGCATCTGAATGAGTTTTATAAAAACACGCTTCTACATGCGCGTTACCAAATTTTAGGAAAAGATGATCTAAAAAAAGTGCGTAATTCGGATGTAAAACTTATACGAACTGTCTTAGCTGTTGAGGCTGCTTGGAAAGTCAAAGGCACACCTCAATGGGGAACGTTTTCAAAAGCGGATGTCTGTGACAAAATTTGCACAGATATTTTGCAAAACAAGTCTTTAACTGAAAATCCGTTGAAGGCCTTTAATGACCTATTCGGACATATCCGCAAGGCTTTAGGACTATCTGTTTTTGAAATCACCTCACCCAAGGACAAGGCAAAATAA
- a CDS encoding ABC transporter ATP-binding protein produces the protein MSAESNNIILGVKDLVAGYGKKQILNGISLEVATAEIVTLIGHNGAGKSTLLKAVFGIIPMWRGQFSFEGKTILSPNPRELLLQGIAYVPQGNRVFTDLTVKENIEVAGNTLPSKNERSEGMEKALAWFPSLRELFNQRAGTLSGGEKQMLALASGLVTSPRLLLLDEPSLGLAPPLVSEALEHIKTISQEQGVTVLIVEQKVREVLKIANRVYVLRNGSVSFTGLASDLQDEAKLREVYL, from the coding sequence ATGTCAGCTGAAAGCAACAATATCATTTTAGGCGTCAAGGACCTGGTAGCCGGTTATGGGAAGAAACAAATTCTCAACGGGATTTCGTTGGAAGTTGCTACGGCGGAAATCGTCACATTGATTGGTCACAATGGTGCGGGGAAATCTACTTTGCTAAAAGCAGTTTTCGGAATCATTCCAATGTGGAGAGGGCAGTTTAGTTTTGAAGGTAAAACAATACTGTCGCCTAATCCTCGCGAACTACTTTTGCAAGGCATTGCCTATGTTCCCCAAGGCAATCGCGTCTTCACAGACCTGACGGTTAAAGAAAATATCGAAGTAGCTGGCAACACGTTACCAAGCAAAAATGAGAGAAGTGAAGGGATGGAGAAGGCACTTGCTTGGTTCCCGTCTCTGCGCGAGCTTTTTAACCAGCGGGCAGGGACTCTCTCCGGAGGCGAAAAGCAAATGCTCGCCCTGGCCAGCGGACTTGTAACTTCGCCTCGACTGTTGCTTCTGGATGAGCCTTCGCTGGGACTAGCCCCGCCACTGGTCTCCGAAGCATTGGAGCACATTAAAACAATCAGCCAAGAACAAGGCGTCACCGTATTAATCGTAGAGCAGAAAGTTCGCGAAGTCCTGAAAATCGCAAATCGTGTTTACGTTCTACGTAACGGCTCAGTCTCTTTCACCGGGCTTGCCTCAGACCTTCAAGACGAAGCAAAGTTGCGCGAGGTTTATTTGTAA
- a CDS encoding ABC transporter ATP-binding protein, with protein MILRCENLKKSFDGTQALAKLSVEFPSSGIVAIIGPNGAGKTTLINVLTGFLRAESGQFFLGEQNLTRLAPHRIARLGIVRTFQDLRLISQVSVLENVLLARPKQKGERLLSALFRFGVAEEEESNREAAFKLLDFVGLKDKAEELAGELSYGQQKLLTLTCCLATDAQILLLDEPIAGVHPEMISKILNLLSQLRDMGKQIIFIEHDIAFVRKLADHVIVMDEGKIIAQGKPSEVLELPEIIEAYVS; from the coding sequence ATGATTCTGCGTTGCGAAAACTTGAAAAAATCATTTGACGGAACTCAAGCGCTGGCAAAGCTCAGCGTTGAATTCCCATCGAGTGGTATCGTTGCGATCATAGGACCAAACGGCGCGGGGAAAACAACCCTCATTAACGTGCTCACTGGGTTTCTTCGTGCTGAGTCAGGTCAATTCTTTCTCGGTGAACAGAATCTAACCAGGCTGGCCCCGCACAGGATCGCGCGTCTTGGCATTGTCCGCACGTTTCAAGACCTTCGGCTGATTTCCCAAGTCTCCGTGTTGGAGAATGTGCTTCTGGCCCGGCCGAAACAGAAAGGTGAACGATTGCTATCTGCTTTATTTCGCTTCGGTGTTGCCGAGGAGGAGGAGTCTAACCGTGAAGCGGCTTTCAAGCTACTAGATTTTGTGGGTCTAAAGGACAAGGCTGAAGAATTGGCTGGCGAGCTTTCGTACGGGCAGCAAAAGCTTTTAACTCTGACCTGTTGTCTGGCAACGGATGCACAAATTCTTCTATTGGATGAACCGATTGCAGGCGTTCACCCGGAGATGATTTCAAAAATCCTGAATTTACTCAGCCAGCTTCGCGATATGGGTAAGCAAATCATTTTTATTGAGCACGACATCGCCTTTGTACGCAAACTGGCAGACCATGTCATTGTCATGGACGAAGGCAAGATCATCGCCCAAGGAAAGCCGTCTGAAGTCCTTGAGCTACCCGAAATCATCGAAGCCTATGTCAGCTGA
- a CDS encoding branched-chain amino acid ABC transporter permease: MDYLLHILVLASIFTVLAISLDLLAGNSGLLSLSQAAFYGLGAYTSALLAVQLAAPFLVGVLAGMAVAVLISLIVSLPSLRLHDDYFVIATFGFQMILFSIFNNWMNVTHGPLGIPGIPQPVIFGWHVTSHLDFLILSVAFAFIAYFIVWRITSSPFGRVLHAIRQDEVFAQAHGKNTLYFKVTAFAVCAALAASAGSLYAHYITYIDPTSFTVMDSILIISMVIIGGAGSLWGPLVGAIILVTLPEALRFIGLPSALAANLRQIIYGSLLVIMMMFRPRGLVGKYGFSK, from the coding sequence ATGGATTACCTCCTTCACATTCTTGTCCTTGCCTCCATCTTCACTGTGCTGGCCATTTCGCTCGATCTTTTGGCAGGAAACTCCGGGCTGCTTTCTCTTTCTCAGGCAGCTTTTTACGGTTTGGGAGCGTACACTTCAGCATTGCTTGCTGTACAACTTGCAGCCCCATTCTTGGTTGGAGTTCTGGCAGGTATGGCGGTAGCGGTTCTGATTTCACTCATTGTTTCGCTGCCTTCATTGCGGTTACATGACGATTATTTCGTCATCGCGACGTTCGGGTTTCAGATGATTCTTTTCAGTATTTTTAACAACTGGATGAATGTGACGCACGGGCCACTAGGCATTCCGGGTATCCCACAACCGGTTATCTTCGGCTGGCATGTAACTTCACATCTGGACTTCCTGATTCTGTCTGTTGCCTTTGCATTCATTGCCTATTTTATTGTTTGGCGCATCACGAGCAGTCCGTTTGGCCGGGTGCTTCACGCTATTCGGCAGGATGAAGTTTTCGCCCAAGCACATGGCAAGAACACGCTCTACTTCAAAGTCACTGCCTTTGCGGTATGTGCGGCATTGGCAGCTTCTGCTGGCAGTCTTTACGCGCATTACATCACTTACATCGATCCCACTAGTTTCACGGTAATGGATTCCATCCTGATTATCTCAATGGTAATCATCGGCGGTGCAGGCAGTTTGTGGGGGCCGTTGGTCGGGGCGATCATTTTGGTTACGTTGCCGGAAGCGTTACGCTTCATTGGATTGCCAAGCGCCTTAGCCGCCAATTTGCGCCAGATAATTTACGGCAGTCTGCTGGTCATCATGATGATGTTTCGCCCACGCGGACTTGTCGGAAAATATGGATTTAGCAAATGA
- a CDS encoding class I SAM-dependent methyltransferase gives MRNDDAYAEIAVYYRKLAGGRDHFSKQFMLIKELLRRFNQTENPKILDAACGTGDVLKMLLNEAKVDATGVDGSHKMMEIALNDPNINKDNLHAPCQWQEFSSFGVKKFDFVFILGHALPHLEPIDIPAVFTQIYNILTPNGVFCFDMRFWERDSQNRLYETGRPAEIWRWLGEFEQAGERLALEDFCSYCYTKGKQHVNYRIKRMAPEPRAVISRSTLEYSLFDQHDVQTWLSSTKFGHNVELIYPKVLDWKYLVVVARKQGNS, from the coding sequence ATGCGTAACGACGATGCCTATGCAGAAATAGCTGTGTATTATCGAAAACTGGCTGGAGGAAGGGATCACTTTTCAAAGCAGTTTATGCTTATTAAGGAGCTTCTAAGACGTTTCAACCAGACCGAAAATCCAAAGATTCTTGATGCGGCTTGTGGTACAGGTGACGTGCTAAAAATGCTGCTAAACGAAGCGAAAGTTGATGCCACCGGAGTCGATGGTTCGCACAAAATGATGGAGATCGCTTTAAACGATCCAAACATTAACAAAGATAATCTTCATGCTCCATGCCAATGGCAAGAGTTTAGCAGTTTTGGAGTAAAAAAATTTGATTTTGTCTTTATTTTGGGGCACGCATTACCTCACCTGGAACCCATTGATATTCCTGCAGTGTTTACACAAATCTATAATATATTAACTCCAAATGGAGTTTTCTGCTTTGATATGCGATTCTGGGAACGGGACTCACAAAACCGTCTGTATGAAACCGGACGTCCTGCCGAGATATGGCGATGGTTGGGGGAATTCGAGCAAGCCGGAGAGAGGTTGGCGTTGGAAGATTTCTGTTCGTATTGTTATACTAAGGGCAAACAACATGTTAACTATCGGATTAAGCGTATGGCGCCTGAGCCAAGAGCCGTCATTTCCCGTTCCACTTTAGAGTATTCACTATTTGATCAACATGACGTTCAGACATGGCTTTCCTCGACAAAGTTTGGCCATAACGTTGAATTAATTTATCCAAAAGTATTAGATTGGAAATACCTAGTCGTTGTTGCACGAAAGCAAGGCAACTCCTAA
- a CDS encoding branched-chain amino acid ABC transporter permease — protein sequence MFSQLCVNALIAGSIYALVGIGFSLIYQAQGFFHFTHGLACSAGAYVMFALCRIGSPILIAAFVGVCTAGTLGVLLDICIIHPVMKRNGSALVLLLASIGAYLIGQNLISMMFGDDLKTLSSGKISTGFQVFEARITANQIAILLLTALMVVTMALWLELTRFGRHVRALANDKHLAILCGMRVENVRYIVMAVGSGLAGLAGILLALDQDIVPTMGMKLLLNGVVAMIVGGRTSILGAAAGGIIVGVAQNMCAIWLPLAWQDAVVFVILVFFLLVRPCGLWGHSLRQATI from the coding sequence ATGTTTAGCCAACTCTGTGTAAATGCGCTTATTGCTGGCAGCATCTATGCTCTAGTAGGCATCGGTTTTTCACTGATTTACCAAGCTCAAGGTTTTTTTCATTTTACTCATGGTTTGGCATGTTCTGCCGGGGCTTACGTTATGTTTGCTCTCTGCCGAATTGGCTCGCCAATCTTAATCGCTGCTTTTGTCGGTGTATGTACCGCAGGAACACTCGGCGTACTGCTTGATATTTGCATAATCCATCCAGTGATGAAGCGCAACGGCTCGGCGCTCGTCCTTTTGCTTGCTTCGATAGGAGCTTATCTCATCGGTCAAAATTTGATTTCTATGATGTTCGGAGACGATTTAAAAACCCTTAGTTCAGGCAAAATCAGCACTGGGTTCCAGGTATTCGAAGCGAGAATTACGGCAAATCAGATTGCAATTCTACTACTCACCGCTCTGATGGTAGTGACGATGGCATTATGGCTAGAGCTGACTCGATTTGGAAGACATGTCCGAGCCCTTGCAAATGACAAACACCTTGCAATCCTCTGTGGCATGAGAGTAGAAAACGTACGATACATCGTAATGGCTGTAGGTTCAGGACTCGCTGGTTTGGCGGGAATTCTATTAGCGTTGGACCAAGACATTGTTCCGACGATGGGAATGAAACTCCTCCTCAACGGAGTGGTTGCGATGATTGTTGGTGGGCGGACAAGTATATTGGGGGCGGCGGCAGGAGGAATCATTGTCGGAGTTGCCCAGAACATGTGCGCTATCTGGCTTCCGCTAGCGTGGCAGGATGCGGTCGTTTTTGTAATACTTGTGTTCTTTCTCCTTGTGCGCCCTTGTGGCCTCTGGGGACACAGTCTAAGACAAGCAACAATTTAG
- a CDS encoding radical SAM protein, with product MNLRSAVLIFPPNWTSCVYGPHLALPLLSGGIQTLGLECSVWDLTQEFVRNFTTPPSRNEIVQACRLSDYAALDSLYFKWEDQFINLSGHMVEPKTSGLLSGFSFGHFRSLPLADAIVLLRNNSPYSRFYRDRVLPRLAAEKPALIGITVSSQEQLLPALELLELIREEFPDTFLVLGGNIITRLRDTSAFPFLCTLVDQVVLYQGDLAIRQTTQTVAELGSVKAREVLPHVISTENVPYESWAIPSFDGIALDNYIGVPAIPYVSTRGCYWGKCHFCAIPAGWSKTGYAGSSPADFIVSQLEEMRSKTGVGCIKFVDEAVAPSKAKELSKSLIQSNVNIEWEGYARLEPAWEDTGFLERAYAGGLRKLYFGLEQAPTASRVLFGKNDSGNPMRILKACARTGIKVHLFCMVGHPGTTKDDADATVAFLLANQELVDTADLVGFRLDRGTVVPGVNPLPPMNEWSMSLQYEPATPGGLTQEAVNELEAECQEILWEKVPRLLHPLYRVVGHWRDDEALSKTELPTTEEASCLANSV from the coding sequence ATGAATTTACGCTCGGCAGTTTTAATATTTCCTCCGAATTGGACCTCGTGCGTATATGGCCCGCATTTGGCTCTTCCTTTATTGTCCGGTGGGATACAGACGCTTGGTTTGGAGTGTTCTGTTTGGGACTTAACTCAGGAGTTTGTGAGGAATTTTACCACGCCGCCCAGCAGAAATGAAATTGTTCAGGCATGCAGACTGTCTGATTACGCAGCACTCGATAGTCTTTATTTTAAGTGGGAAGATCAGTTTATTAACCTTTCTGGGCACATGGTAGAACCAAAGACTTCCGGCCTACTTTCAGGATTTTCCTTCGGCCATTTTCGGTCCCTGCCACTCGCAGATGCAATTGTGCTCTTGCGCAACAACTCTCCATATTCTCGATTTTATCGAGATCGAGTTCTACCTAGGCTTGCTGCCGAAAAGCCAGCATTGATTGGAATAACCGTCTCGTCGCAAGAACAACTGTTGCCCGCGTTGGAGTTGCTGGAACTCATCCGGGAGGAATTCCCAGATACATTCCTCGTTCTTGGAGGGAACATCATCACACGCCTAAGAGATACAAGTGCATTTCCGTTTTTGTGTACACTCGTCGATCAAGTTGTACTCTATCAGGGCGATTTGGCTATTAGGCAAACGACGCAAACCGTCGCCGAGCTTGGTTCAGTTAAGGCCCGGGAGGTTTTACCACACGTTATTTCAACCGAGAATGTCCCTTACGAGTCTTGGGCTATTCCGTCATTCGACGGCATTGCGCTTGACAACTACATCGGTGTTCCCGCTATCCCATACGTTTCCACACGGGGTTGTTATTGGGGGAAATGTCACTTCTGCGCCATACCAGCAGGATGGTCAAAAACGGGATATGCGGGTTCATCTCCTGCTGATTTCATCGTCAGTCAACTCGAAGAAATGCGTTCTAAAACAGGCGTTGGGTGCATAAAATTTGTTGATGAAGCCGTTGCGCCTAGTAAGGCAAAAGAGCTTTCAAAATCGTTGATTCAGTCAAATGTAAATATTGAGTGGGAAGGTTACGCGCGGCTTGAGCCAGCTTGGGAAGACACAGGGTTTTTGGAGCGTGCTTATGCTGGAGGTTTGCGGAAATTATATTTTGGCCTCGAACAAGCTCCAACCGCTTCGAGAGTTCTTTTCGGAAAAAACGATTCTGGAAATCCCATGCGTATTCTCAAGGCATGCGCACGCACTGGGATCAAAGTTCATCTATTCTGTATGGTTGGTCATCCCGGCACAACAAAAGATGACGCAGATGCAACCGTTGCGTTCTTGTTGGCCAATCAAGAGCTTGTAGACACGGCTGACTTGGTCGGATTTAGACTCGACAGGGGTACTGTAGTTCCAGGGGTGAATCCTTTGCCTCCGATGAATGAGTGGTCAATGTCGCTACAGTATGAACCAGCCACACCTGGGGGACTCACACAGGAAGCGGTAAATGAATTGGAAGCAGAGTGCCAGGAGATTCTTTGGGAGAAAGTGCCGCGCTTGCTTCATCCTCTGTACCGTGTGGTAGGCCATTGGAGAGATGATGAAGCTCTCAGCAAAACAGAGTTACCGACTACAGAGGAAGCCTCATGTTTAGCCAACTCTGTGTAA
- a CDS encoding penicillin-binding protein activator produces MRIKLCFVLAGLFGVLALGFVSCKTKTDQLSNKVIRIGAISPFSGEGANYGKAAKTAIDMAVDEINIQGGVHGKKLTVIYEDDKGNPKDGLLAFQKLASVDKVQAVLGPFYSGIVLACAPEANRQRVVLLTGSATSDNITDAGEYIFRTCPKNLEQARTIADFAFNKLGLKSSFVLYRNADYGVTLRDAFVKAYKDLGGTVVGVEAVPADTTDVRAQLTKVRASSPAFIFAAVHYPEGGAILRQSKELAISSIVIGTDGGYDPQLLETSGDAADGSYWVTVGWGDPNTNPAVKKFIETYQARYDEEPGIYSGLFYDATQVLAKAINSISGQIDGPAIQKALLNTQYEGPTGLTKFDSNGDVFKPYTIYRVENGKFVPVVLKK; encoded by the coding sequence ATGCGGATCAAATTATGTTTCGTTTTGGCGGGCCTATTCGGAGTCCTTGCACTCGGTTTTGTTTCATGCAAAACCAAGACCGATCAGTTAAGTAACAAGGTAATTCGTATCGGGGCGATTTCACCGTTTTCGGGCGAGGGAGCAAATTATGGCAAGGCAGCAAAAACTGCCATAGACATGGCGGTTGATGAAATCAACATACAAGGCGGAGTTCACGGCAAAAAGCTCACTGTCATTTATGAAGATGACAAAGGAAATCCCAAGGATGGTCTGTTAGCCTTTCAAAAGCTTGCCTCAGTTGACAAAGTTCAAGCAGTACTCGGTCCCTTCTATTCCGGAATTGTTCTGGCCTGTGCTCCCGAAGCCAATCGTCAGCGGGTAGTTCTCTTAACCGGCAGCGCTACTAGCGACAACATAACAGACGCGGGAGAGTACATTTTTCGTACTTGCCCAAAAAACCTTGAGCAAGCACGTACAATCGCTGATTTTGCCTTCAATAAGCTGGGCTTGAAAAGCAGCTTCGTTCTTTATCGGAACGCAGACTACGGAGTGACACTTCGCGACGCCTTTGTAAAAGCGTACAAGGATTTAGGCGGTACAGTCGTTGGCGTGGAGGCTGTACCAGCAGATACAACGGATGTGCGCGCACAGTTAACTAAAGTGCGGGCGTCCTCTCCTGCCTTCATATTTGCAGCGGTTCATTATCCCGAAGGCGGCGCAATCCTGCGACAATCAAAAGAGCTTGCTATTTCCAGTATAGTGATTGGAACGGACGGCGGCTATGATCCGCAATTATTGGAGACATCTGGTGACGCGGCGGATGGCTCGTATTGGGTTACGGTTGGCTGGGGCGATCCTAACACGAATCCAGCAGTTAAAAAATTCATAGAAACATACCAGGCTCGTTACGATGAAGAACCAGGTATTTACTCCGGTCTCTTCTACGATGCGACTCAGGTTTTAGCGAAGGCTATCAACAGTATTTCAGGCCAGATTGACGGACCGGCAATACAAAAGGCATTGCTGAATACGCAGTATGAAGGACCGACCGGCCTAACTAAATTTGATTCCAACGGAGACGTATTTAAACCATATACAATCTATCGCGTTGAGAATGGCAAATTTGTTCCCGTCGTATTGAAAAAATAA